In one window of Bos mutus isolate GX-2022 chromosome 13, NWIPB_WYAK_1.1, whole genome shotgun sequence DNA:
- the TP53INP2 gene encoding tumor protein p53-inducible nuclear protein 2 isoform X1 has translation MLQRLTSLFFSPPPPAAEDPDCPQAFVSEEDEVDGWLIIDLPDSFTAPPSPGAAAAPAGRPPPAPSLMDESWFVTPPACFTAEGPGLGPARLQSSPLEDLLIEHPSMSVYVTGSTIVLEPGPPSPHPEDDEAALPDGDSSDGELAPARREARALHHAAPLPARAALLEKAGQARRVQRARQRAERHALSAKVVQRQNRARESRPRRPKHQGSFVYQPCQRQFNY, from the exons ATGCTTCAGCGCCTCACCAGCCTCTTCTTCAGTCCCCCACCACCTGCTGCCGAGGACCCCGACTGCCCCCAAGCCTTCGTCTCTGAGGAGGATGAAGTGGATGGCTGGCTCATCATTGACCTGCCGG ACAGCTTCACAGCTCCACCCAGCCCCGGGGCTGCCGCTGCCCCGGCCGGCCGCCCTCCGCCCGCACCCTCCTTGATGGATGAAAGCTGGTTTGTTACCCCTCCGGCCTGTTTTACTGCAGAGGGGCCTGGACTCGGGCCTGCCCGCCTCCAGAGCAGCCCCCTGGAGGACCTCCTCATCGAGCACCCCAGCATGTCCGTTTACGTGACCGGCAGCACCATAGTGCTGGAGCCTGGCCCTCCCTCCCCGCATCCAGAAGACGACGAAGCTGCCCTGCCTGACGGAGACTCTAGCGACGG GGAGCTGGCGCCTGCTCGCCGCGAAGCCCGGGCCCTGCACCACGCCGCCCCTCTGCCGGCGCGGGCTGCGCTGCTGGAGAAGGCGGGCCAGGCGCGGCGGGTGCAGCGGGCCCGGCAACGGGCCGAACGCCACGCGCTGAGCGCCAAGGTGGTGCAGCGGCAGAACCGCGCCCGCGAGAGCCGTCCGCGCCGGCCCAAGCACCAGGGCAGCTTTGTCTACCAGCCCTGCCAGCGCCAGTTCAACTACTGA
- the TP53INP2 gene encoding tumor protein p53-inducible nuclear protein 2 isoform X2, which yields MLQRLTSLFFSPPPPAAEDPDCPQAFVSEEDEVDGWLIIDLPEGPGLGPARLQSSPLEDLLIEHPSMSVYVTGSTIVLEPGPPSPHPEDDEAALPDGDSSDGELAPARREARALHHAAPLPARAALLEKAGQARRVQRARQRAERHALSAKVVQRQNRARESRPRRPKHQGSFVYQPCQRQFNY from the exons ATGCTTCAGCGCCTCACCAGCCTCTTCTTCAGTCCCCCACCACCTGCTGCCGAGGACCCCGACTGCCCCCAAGCCTTCGTCTCTGAGGAGGATGAAGTGGATGGCTGGCTCATCATTGACCTGCCGG AGGGGCCTGGACTCGGGCCTGCCCGCCTCCAGAGCAGCCCCCTGGAGGACCTCCTCATCGAGCACCCCAGCATGTCCGTTTACGTGACCGGCAGCACCATAGTGCTGGAGCCTGGCCCTCCCTCCCCGCATCCAGAAGACGACGAAGCTGCCCTGCCTGACGGAGACTCTAGCGACGG GGAGCTGGCGCCTGCTCGCCGCGAAGCCCGGGCCCTGCACCACGCCGCCCCTCTGCCGGCGCGGGCTGCGCTGCTGGAGAAGGCGGGCCAGGCGCGGCGGGTGCAGCGGGCCCGGCAACGGGCCGAACGCCACGCGCTGAGCGCCAAGGTGGTGCAGCGGCAGAACCGCGCCCGCGAGAGCCGTCCGCGCCGGCCCAAGCACCAGGGCAGCTTTGTCTACCAGCCCTGCCAGCGCCAGTTCAACTACTGA